Proteins encoded together in one Synechococcus sp. BL107 window:
- a CDS encoding Nif11 domain/cupin domain-containing protein, with amino-acid sequence MAEHDLIRFLDKVGQLQALVKSLEHDQKRRDQLASCSSHNQVVAIAQAWGFDIGRRWGEAVSGTDHADNLFQTRCPPLGEEVSCELAAGQGWQLKLICSNAFSSPEQSWMDQSEMEWVLVLRGSAQLRFQGDGGVMDLSPGDHLFIPPHRLHRVERSDPDPGTLWLALYWHA; translated from the coding sequence ATGGCTGAGCATGATCTGATCCGTTTTCTGGACAAGGTTGGGCAGTTGCAGGCGCTGGTGAAGAGCCTTGAACACGATCAAAAACGACGTGATCAGTTGGCATCCTGCTCCTCCCACAACCAAGTTGTAGCAATAGCCCAAGCCTGGGGTTTTGATATTGGTCGGCGTTGGGGAGAAGCGGTTTCTGGGACTGACCACGCCGACAATTTATTTCAAACACGATGCCCACCTCTTGGGGAAGAAGTCTCATGCGAGTTGGCTGCAGGTCAGGGATGGCAACTCAAATTGATCTGTTCCAACGCCTTCAGTTCTCCCGAGCAGTCGTGGATGGATCAGTCAGAGATGGAATGGGTTTTGGTATTGCGGGGTAGTGCTCAGCTGCGTTTTCAGGGAGATGGGGGAGTGATGGACCTCAGTCCAGGCGACCATCTCTTCATTCCGCCCCATCGTCTTCATCGGGTTGAACGAAGCGATCCGGATCCTGGGACGCTCTGGCTGGCGTTGTATTGGCACGCTTAA
- a CDS encoding c-type cytochrome has protein sequence MNRLIQGVLTALLMLLMAPGIGEAAASNEGAALFQQHCAACHINGGNIIRRGKTLKLKALERQGIASVDAIAQIAREGVGQMSGYGDVLGPGGDQLVAEWIWDQAQNAWIQG, from the coding sequence GTGAATCGATTGATCCAAGGAGTGTTGACCGCTCTCTTGATGCTGCTGATGGCGCCAGGGATCGGAGAGGCTGCAGCATCCAACGAGGGAGCAGCACTGTTTCAGCAGCATTGTGCTGCTTGCCATATCAATGGTGGCAACATCATTCGTCGGGGCAAAACACTCAAGCTGAAGGCATTAGAGCGTCAAGGAATTGCATCTGTAGACGCAATTGCTCAAATTGCTAGGGAAGGCGTCGGGCAGATGAGCGGCTACGGCGATGTTCTTGGTCCTGGTGGTGATCAACTTGTTGCTGAATGGATTTGGGATCAGGCTCAAAATGCTTGGATCCAGGGATAA
- a CDS encoding YciI family protein has translation MARFVLWGTYCADALEKRTPYREEHLSRLKSLKQDGILVTLGPTEGSTHVFGIFEAETLSVVQQLVAEDVYWREGIWTAINVYPWIQAF, from the coding sequence ATGGCGCGTTTTGTTCTTTGGGGCACATATTGTGCCGATGCACTTGAAAAGCGCACTCCATATCGTGAAGAGCATTTATCACGGTTGAAATCCCTTAAGCAGGATGGAATCCTGGTCACGTTGGGGCCAACAGAAGGGAGTACCCATGTGTTCGGGATTTTTGAAGCCGAAACTCTCAGCGTTGTGCAGCAGCTTGTTGCTGAAGATGTGTATTGGAGAGAAGGGATCTGGACGGCTATAAACGTTTATCCCTGGATCCAAGCATTTTGA
- a CDS encoding AbrB family transcriptional regulator codes for MLTGSDLLNKLKELGDISKSDLVRSCGYVTTKKNGEERLNFTSFYEALLEAKGVSLGTIGFAGDSKPGRKLSYIATVQGNGNLLIGKAYSALLDLQVGDEFEIKLGRQQIRLVPVGGSEDDDD; via the coding sequence ATGCTTACCGGGAGTGACCTGCTTAACAAACTCAAAGAATTGGGTGACATCAGCAAGTCTGATCTTGTGCGGTCCTGTGGCTATGTAACCACCAAAAAAAATGGCGAAGAAAGGCTGAATTTCACCTCGTTCTATGAAGCTCTTCTAGAAGCGAAAGGTGTCAGTCTTGGCACGATTGGCTTTGCTGGGGATAGTAAGCCAGGTCGCAAATTGAGCTATATCGCCACGGTTCAAGGCAATGGCAACTTATTAATTGGCAAAGCCTATTCGGCCCTACTCGACCTCCAAGTTGGGGACGAATTCGAGATCAAGCTTGGACGCCAACAAATTCGTTTGGTTCCCGTTGGAGGGAGTGAAGATGATGACGATTGA
- the trpA gene encoding tryptophan synthase subunit alpha: MLSQQSSSIALRFEQLKREGRMALMPFLMAGDPDLSVTAEVLLSLQAAGADMVELGMPYSDPLADGPVIQAAAARALAAGTTPNKVLEMLASLRGQLSIPVILFTYSNPLLNVGMERFCELAAAAGASGLVVPDLPLEEAERLSPIAERVGLDLVLLVAPTTPSERMGRIAQSSRGFTYLVSVTGVTGERSTMENRVEGLVQALKQASPVPVAVGFGISGVDQVRQVRSWGADGAIVGSALVKRMASASSGSVAAEAGLFCSELRKAAD; this comes from the coding sequence ATGTTGAGTCAGCAGTCATCGTCCATAGCGCTGCGTTTTGAACAACTGAAGCGAGAAGGTCGAATGGCCCTGATGCCATTTCTGATGGCAGGCGATCCTGACTTATCTGTCACGGCCGAGGTGTTGCTGAGCCTCCAGGCCGCAGGCGCCGACATGGTGGAGCTTGGAATGCCATACAGCGATCCGCTGGCGGACGGACCTGTGATCCAAGCTGCTGCAGCACGAGCTTTAGCTGCTGGCACGACACCAAACAAAGTTTTGGAGATGTTGGCGTCCCTCCGAGGCCAGTTGTCGATCCCCGTGATTTTGTTCACCTATTCCAATCCCCTTCTCAACGTGGGGATGGAACGTTTTTGCGAACTGGCAGCAGCAGCTGGCGCATCGGGGTTAGTGGTTCCAGATCTTCCTTTGGAGGAAGCTGAGCGGTTGTCTCCGATTGCGGAGCGGGTGGGGCTGGATCTTGTTCTTTTGGTGGCACCGACGACCCCAAGTGAGCGGATGGGACGGATCGCTCAAAGCAGTCGAGGATTCACCTATTTAGTAAGTGTGACTGGCGTTACTGGGGAACGCAGCACGATGGAGAATCGTGTCGAGGGGTTGGTTCAAGCTCTGAAGCAAGCATCCCCCGTACCCGTTGCCGTTGGATTTGGGATATCTGGTGTCGATCAGGTGCGACAGGTGCGCAGCTGGGGTGCAGATGGAGCGATTGTTGGAAGCGCTTTGGTGAAAAGAATGGCGTCCGCTTCATCGGGTTCTGTGGCGGCGGAAGCAGGATTGTTCTGCTCTGAACTCCGCAAGGCTGCGGATTAA
- a CDS encoding DUF3007 family protein: MTRGKVLLIGLAVLLIGGIGQVGFQAAGFEGFSAGIAAQTLLVLIVVIWTGSYLFRVVTGKMTYMEQRRRYRGVYDEIAADDIQARFDALPEEEQQALLRRIGVEGDDPTSADP; the protein is encoded by the coding sequence TTGACGCGAGGAAAAGTTCTGCTGATTGGCCTGGCTGTTTTGCTGATTGGTGGCATCGGCCAGGTGGGTTTTCAAGCTGCTGGTTTCGAAGGCTTCTCCGCCGGCATCGCCGCTCAGACCCTGCTGGTGCTGATCGTGGTGATTTGGACTGGGTCCTACCTCTTCCGGGTTGTCACCGGCAAGATGACCTACATGGAGCAGCGTCGCCGCTATCGCGGGGTTTATGACGAGATTGCTGCTGACGACATCCAAGCGCGCTTTGATGCCCTCCCAGAGGAGGAACAGCAGGCTTTGCTTCGTCGTATTGGTGTTGAAGGAGACGACCCCACCTCTGCCGACCCATAG
- a CDS encoding NAD(P)H-quinone oxidoreductase subunit L: protein MDFQALLSQLPQETLFVLLAYGAVLGTYLIAVPLALYAWINLRWYRMSKLERLGVYGLVFLFFPGMIVFAPFINLRLSGQGEV from the coding sequence TTGGACTTTCAGGCCCTCCTAAGCCAACTCCCCCAGGAAACGTTGTTCGTGCTGCTGGCCTACGGGGCTGTACTTGGCACGTACTTGATCGCCGTTCCTCTCGCGCTTTACGCCTGGATCAATCTGCGCTGGTACCGCATGAGCAAGCTTGAACGCTTAGGGGTTTACGGACTCGTGTTCCTGTTCTTCCCGGGAATGATCGTGTTTGCTCCTTTCATCAACCTCCGTCTGAGCGGCCAGGGAGAGGTTTGA
- the pyrC gene encoding dihydroorotase — protein MSDQIQLIAPDDWHVHLRDGAMLKQVVQYTAQMFRRAIVMPNLRPPVVTVDAAKAYREQIVAACDSTWGFTPLMTAYLTDDIAPDEIERGFREGVFTAAKLYPANATTNSAAGVTDLRHIHEVLRVMERIGMPLLIHGEVTDVDVDVFDREAVFIERSLKPIRDRYPDLKVVLEHITTEQAVDFVGSADQNLAATITPHHLHINRNAMFMGGLRSDFYCLPVAKRERHRLALRRAAMSGDRRFFLGTDSAPHARPGKETSCGCAGIFNAPHALESYALAFAQDDKLDKLEGFASLHGPAFYGLPVNEGIVTLHRHDKLVPDVVNGLVPFHAGETLPWRLQPCT, from the coding sequence ATGTCTGATCAAATTCAACTCATTGCGCCGGATGATTGGCATGTCCATCTGCGTGATGGAGCGATGTTGAAGCAAGTGGTGCAGTACACCGCCCAGATGTTTCGTCGGGCAATTGTGATGCCGAATCTCCGTCCCCCTGTGGTGACGGTGGACGCGGCCAAGGCCTACCGAGAACAAATTGTTGCGGCGTGTGATTCGACTTGGGGATTTACGCCGTTAATGACGGCTTATCTCACCGACGACATCGCCCCTGATGAGATTGAACGGGGGTTTCGCGAGGGTGTCTTCACCGCAGCAAAGCTTTATCCGGCGAATGCCACAACAAATTCCGCAGCAGGTGTGACGGACCTCAGACATATCCATGAAGTCCTGCGGGTGATGGAACGCATTGGTATGCCCTTGCTGATCCATGGGGAGGTCACAGATGTTGACGTGGATGTGTTTGATCGAGAGGCGGTCTTCATCGAGCGTTCTCTGAAGCCAATCCGGGACCGTTATCCCGATCTGAAAGTGGTTTTGGAGCACATCACCACAGAACAGGCAGTGGATTTTGTGGGCTCTGCGGATCAAAACTTGGCGGCCACCATTACGCCCCACCATCTCCACATCAACCGCAACGCCATGTTTATGGGTGGCCTTCGCAGTGATTTTTATTGCCTACCCGTGGCAAAACGCGAACGCCATCGCTTGGCCCTTCGACGGGCGGCCATGAGCGGTGATCGCCGCTTTTTTCTTGGCACTGATTCGGCTCCCCATGCCAGACCCGGTAAGGAGACGTCCTGTGGTTGTGCTGGCATCTTCAATGCTCCCCATGCCTTGGAGAGTTATGCCCTGGCTTTTGCCCAGGACGACAAACTGGACAAACTTGAAGGCTTTGCGTCGTTGCATGGACCGGCGTTTTATGGCTTGCCGGTGAATGAAGGCATCGTCACCTTGCATCGGCACGACAAATTGGTGCCAGATGTGGTGAATGGGCTCGTTCCCTTTCATGCTGGGGAGACGCTCCCTTGGAGGCTTCAACCATGCACGTGA
- a CDS encoding SulP family inorganic anion transporter, whose translation MLNRINATNLQGDAFGGVTAAVIALPMALAFGVAATGDPAPGLWGAVIIGLVAAVFGGTPTLISEPTGPMTVVFTSVILSFTATAPDKETAMAMAFTVVILAGLFQILFGVFRLGRYVTQMPYTVISGFMSGIGAILVILQLPAFLGQKAVGGVMGTLSNLPGLIAGVQPMELALAVITVALLWFTPASVKRFCPPQLLALVLGTLLSMTLFYNAGLKTIPPFEAALPTLHMPTFSGGQLRLMFVDAAVLGMLGCIDALLTSVVADSLTRTEHDSNKELVGQGLANIASGVFGGLPGAGATMGTVVNIQAGGRSALSGIIRALILMVVVLAFAPLASTIPLAVLAGIALKVGIDIIDWDFLQRAHHLSVKAAVITYGVIALTVLVDLITAVGIGVFVANVLTIDRMSALQSRKVKTISTADDDVELTPEEQALLDQASGKVLLFQLAGPMIFGVAKAISREHNAIGACQAVVFDLSEVSHLGVTAAIALENAVKEAIEVGRQVFLVGASGSTENRLQKLKLTDRLPTENITSDRITALRLAVAAIPTDV comes from the coding sequence TTGTTGAATCGCATCAACGCCACGAACCTCCAGGGCGATGCCTTCGGCGGAGTTACCGCTGCTGTGATTGCTCTACCGATGGCACTGGCTTTCGGTGTGGCTGCCACCGGTGACCCGGCGCCGGGGCTTTGGGGAGCCGTGATCATTGGGCTTGTGGCCGCCGTGTTCGGAGGCACTCCCACGCTGATCTCGGAACCAACGGGTCCGATGACGGTGGTGTTCACCTCAGTGATCCTGAGTTTTACGGCCACCGCGCCGGATAAAGAAACGGCGATGGCGATGGCCTTCACCGTGGTGATCCTCGCCGGCCTCTTCCAAATTCTGTTTGGTGTGTTCCGCCTTGGGCGTTACGTCACCCAGATGCCGTACACAGTGATCTCCGGCTTCATGTCGGGCATCGGCGCCATCCTGGTCATCCTTCAGCTGCCCGCATTTTTGGGCCAGAAAGCGGTGGGCGGGGTGATGGGAACCCTGTCCAATCTTCCCGGTTTGATCGCGGGGGTGCAGCCGATGGAGCTAGCGCTGGCGGTGATCACGGTGGCTCTTCTGTGGTTTACACCTGCCAGCGTCAAACGCTTTTGTCCGCCCCAGCTGCTCGCCTTGGTTCTCGGCACCCTGCTGTCGATGACGCTTTTTTATAACGCAGGCTTAAAAACGATTCCGCCATTTGAAGCAGCGCTGCCCACGCTGCATATGCCCACGTTCTCCGGTGGACAGCTGCGCTTGATGTTTGTGGATGCTGCTGTTTTGGGCATGCTCGGTTGTATTGATGCGTTGCTTACCTCGGTGGTGGCAGACAGCCTCACCCGTACGGAGCATGATTCCAATAAGGAGCTTGTGGGTCAGGGCCTGGCCAACATTGCCTCCGGTGTGTTCGGTGGTCTTCCGGGTGCTGGAGCCACGATGGGCACCGTTGTGAACATCCAGGCGGGGGGACGATCGGCGCTCTCTGGAATTATCCGAGCGTTGATCTTGATGGTGGTGGTGCTGGCCTTTGCCCCACTGGCCTCGACGATTCCGTTGGCAGTTCTGGCCGGGATCGCGCTGAAAGTCGGCATCGACATTATCGATTGGGACTTCTTGCAAAGGGCCCACCATCTCTCGGTGAAGGCGGCTGTGATCACCTATGGGGTGATTGCTCTGACGGTTCTCGTGGATTTGATCACGGCCGTTGGCATCGGTGTGTTCGTTGCCAATGTGCTCACGATTGATCGAATGAGTGCGCTTCAGTCGAGGAAAGTGAAGACCATCAGTACGGCCGACGACGACGTTGAGCTCACACCGGAAGAGCAAGCTCTCTTAGACCAAGCCTCCGGCAAGGTGCTGTTGTTCCAGCTTGCTGGACCGATGATTTTTGGCGTCGCGAAGGCGATTTCCCGCGAGCACAATGCCATTGGTGCTTGTCAGGCTGTCGTGTTCGACCTTTCTGAGGTGTCTCATCTCGGCGTGACAGCTGCGATTGCCCTTGAAAATGCTGTGAAGGAGGCGATTGAGGTGGGGCGTCAAGTGTTCCTGGTGGGTGCTTCCGGCAGCACCGAAAATCGGCTACAAAAACTCAAACTCACAGACCGTTTACCGACTGAGAACATCACCTCGGATCGGATCACTGCATTGCGCCTGGCGGTGGCTGCTATCCCTACTGATGTCTGA
- a CDS encoding calcium/sodium antiporter, whose product MPEFLQATIEVLLGIALLFGGGELFVQGSIALAVIFGIPQLVIGLTVVSLGTSAPELFVSLNSVLQGSDALALSNVVGSNIFNVMVVLGSSALVLPLRVESRLVRRDVPLMIAVSAAVWGMASAGRVTWQAGLALLLGLIINTIWEIRTAREQPDDSESAEPEIEENAAEGGWHLAVLRLIGGIAVLTVGSKVLVSGATSAATLLGVSEAVIGLTIVSAGTSMPELITSLVAALRGRTDLAIGNVVGSCLLNLMLVLGGTALVTGSQGLNVSPDLIHDDLPVMLLTSLACLPIFWTRGRISRLEGGLLLSLYVLYIVDNVLPRTILASWSDEFRLVMLCLVLPVVMVTIITQAVVYWRTSH is encoded by the coding sequence ATGCCTGAATTCCTCCAGGCCACGATCGAAGTTCTCCTTGGCATCGCTCTGTTGTTTGGCGGGGGTGAACTTTTTGTTCAGGGATCCATCGCCCTCGCTGTGATTTTCGGGATTCCTCAGCTGGTGATTGGTCTCACCGTGGTGTCACTTGGCACCAGTGCACCCGAGCTGTTTGTCAGCCTCAATTCCGTGCTTCAGGGTTCCGATGCACTTGCCCTAAGCAACGTGGTGGGCAGCAATATCTTCAACGTGATGGTGGTGCTGGGAAGCAGTGCGTTGGTGCTGCCCCTGCGCGTTGAAAGCCGACTGGTGCGCCGAGATGTGCCTTTAATGATTGCCGTTTCAGCCGCGGTATGGGGGATGGCTTCGGCTGGACGCGTGACCTGGCAGGCCGGCCTTGCCCTCCTCCTCGGCTTGATCATCAACACCATCTGGGAGATCCGAACCGCACGGGAACAGCCGGATGACAGCGAAAGTGCAGAACCTGAGATCGAAGAGAACGCCGCAGAAGGCGGATGGCACTTAGCTGTTCTCAGGCTGATTGGTGGCATCGCCGTCCTCACGGTTGGATCCAAAGTGCTCGTGAGTGGAGCCACCAGCGCTGCAACGCTGCTCGGCGTCAGTGAAGCCGTCATCGGATTGACGATCGTGTCGGCTGGCACCTCGATGCCGGAACTGATTACGTCGCTCGTTGCAGCCCTACGCGGCCGGACCGATTTGGCCATCGGCAACGTTGTTGGCAGCTGCCTGCTCAACCTGATGCTCGTACTGGGAGGCACCGCATTAGTCACTGGAAGCCAGGGATTAAACGTCTCCCCCGACCTCATCCATGACGACTTGCCAGTGATGCTCCTCACCAGCCTTGCTTGTCTACCGATCTTCTGGACTCGCGGACGCATCAGTCGATTGGAAGGGGGATTATTGCTGAGTCTTTATGTCCTCTACATCGTTGACAATGTTCTTCCAAGAACAATCCTCGCTAGTTGGTCTGATGAATTCAGATTGGTCATGCTTTGTTTGGTTTTACCGGTCGTAATGGTCACGATCATCACGCAAGCCGTGGTGTATTGGCGGACAAGCCATTGA
- the gorA gene encoding glutathione-disulfide reductase: MELSFDLVVLGAGSGGLAAAKRAASYGARVAIVEGDRVGGTCVIRGCVPKKLLVYGAQARHQLADAPAYGLKLDSIQSDVPELLRRVRAEVDRLNTLHLGFLEKAGVTLISGWGRFTGPQSIGVSNERGGALSNEVSGSRLLVAVGGRPVRPQIPGIEKTWVSDDMFDLQDVPPSVVVVGAGFIACEFACILRGLGVSVTQVVRGPRLLRGFDGELATAVLDGMQESGIEVLFGQTVTAVEGETGDLLVQLSDGTSRACGGVLMATGRRPWLQNLGLDQAGISVEAGHIEVDSNSCTSVPHIYAVGDVTDRVNLTPVAIDEGRAFADSAFGTRHRCVDHDLVASAVFSDPELATVGLSEEAAIERFGAEGVVVHRARFRSMSRALPATGPRCLLKLVLEKESHRVLGCHMVGEHAAEIIQMAAIAVGMGATKDDFDRTMALHPSVSEEFVTM, encoded by the coding sequence ATGGAATTGTCGTTTGATTTGGTTGTGCTCGGGGCTGGTTCCGGCGGACTTGCGGCGGCGAAACGGGCGGCAAGTTACGGCGCGCGCGTGGCGATTGTGGAGGGTGACCGCGTTGGTGGCACCTGCGTGATTCGGGGTTGCGTTCCAAAGAAACTGCTGGTCTATGGCGCTCAAGCACGCCATCAACTGGCCGATGCACCTGCCTATGGCCTCAAGCTCGACTCCATTCAGTCCGATGTGCCGGAGCTCCTGCGTCGTGTGCGCGCTGAGGTGGATCGCCTCAACACGCTTCATTTGGGTTTTCTCGAGAAAGCAGGGGTGACCCTGATCTCCGGGTGGGGGCGATTCACAGGACCCCAAAGCATTGGCGTCTCAAATGAGCGCGGCGGAGCACTGAGCAATGAAGTGTCTGGATCCCGGTTGCTTGTCGCCGTTGGTGGTCGACCGGTACGTCCGCAAATTCCGGGGATTGAGAAGACCTGGGTGAGTGATGACATGTTTGATCTTCAAGATGTCCCCCCTTCAGTCGTGGTGGTGGGTGCCGGTTTCATTGCCTGTGAATTCGCTTGCATCTTGCGGGGGCTTGGTGTTTCGGTCACGCAGGTGGTGCGTGGGCCAAGGCTGTTAAGGGGGTTCGATGGCGAGCTGGCCACTGCTGTGCTCGACGGAATGCAGGAGAGCGGCATTGAGGTGCTATTTGGCCAAACGGTTACCGCAGTGGAAGGCGAGACCGGTGATCTGCTTGTCCAGCTGTCCGATGGAACCTCGAGAGCCTGTGGTGGAGTTCTCATGGCGACAGGGCGTCGCCCTTGGCTGCAAAATTTGGGTTTGGATCAAGCAGGTATCAGCGTCGAAGCTGGACACATTGAGGTGGATTCCAATTCCTGTACATCGGTGCCTCATATTTATGCCGTTGGAGATGTCACAGATCGAGTGAATCTCACTCCGGTTGCGATCGACGAAGGGCGGGCATTTGCCGATAGTGCCTTTGGTACTCGCCATCGTTGTGTGGACCATGATCTCGTCGCGAGTGCCGTTTTCAGTGACCCTGAGCTCGCGACGGTTGGTTTATCGGAAGAGGCCGCGATTGAACGGTTTGGCGCTGAAGGTGTAGTCGTTCACCGCGCTCGCTTTCGTTCGATGTCGCGTGCTTTGCCTGCTACGGGTCCCCGTTGTTTACTCAAACTTGTGTTGGAGAAGGAGAGTCATCGGGTGCTGGGTTGTCACATGGTGGGTGAACATGCTGCGGAAATCATTCAAATGGCGGCCATCGCTGTTGGAATGGGGGCAACCAAGGACGACTTTGATCGCACGATGGCGTTGCATCCTTCGGTGTCTGAGGAATTTGTGACGATGTGA
- a CDS encoding glutathione S-transferase family protein, giving the protein MSMSSAFVSSAPGHPLSWDELILHTTSEQERVQGPTNAQANLRLFGHDPNSVQVTLFRDHHAWCPYCQKIWLWLEFKQIPYKIQKVTMRCYGPKEPWFLKKVPSGMLPALELNGELITESDVILLALEKQFGPLGSAMTDSDSLELRHLERLLFRAWCIWLCSPGLNLRQQNQAKEQFRAVAKRFEQELNTTPGPWLRGDQPETVDLLFVPYVERMNASLAYYKGYRLRREHPSIDGWFRALESLATYRGTQSDMHTHVHDLPPQMGGCWSDNSELSTELAAQIDCGDGLGDDEAVWPDESLHGQAALALSRVIRHRDQLLKRNPFGSQRFDLPLRCALTRLITGAACQPPNGSAASLRYLRDRISIPRDMPLPAGRLLRQALEATAAMDGPQQGEPLGLRNRFDQDPSAFLIRP; this is encoded by the coding sequence ATGTCCATGTCATCAGCCTTTGTTTCATCAGCCCCTGGCCATCCCCTGAGCTGGGACGAACTGATCTTGCACACAACGTCCGAACAGGAACGTGTGCAAGGACCCACGAACGCCCAAGCCAACCTTCGTTTATTTGGCCATGACCCGAACAGTGTGCAAGTCACGCTGTTTAGAGACCATCACGCCTGGTGCCCCTACTGCCAAAAGATTTGGCTTTGGTTGGAGTTCAAACAGATTCCCTACAAAATCCAAAAGGTGACCATGCGTTGCTATGGACCGAAGGAGCCTTGGTTTTTAAAAAAGGTCCCCTCAGGAATGCTCCCTGCCCTGGAACTTAACGGGGAGCTCATCACGGAAAGTGATGTGATCTTGCTTGCTCTTGAGAAACAGTTCGGCCCCCTAGGCAGTGCGATGACCGACTCAGATTCTTTGGAATTACGACATTTAGAGCGACTCTTGTTCCGTGCGTGGTGCATCTGGCTCTGTAGTCCGGGTCTCAATCTTCGCCAGCAAAATCAAGCCAAAGAACAATTTCGAGCGGTAGCCAAGCGCTTTGAACAGGAGCTCAACACGACGCCGGGCCCCTGGCTGCGCGGAGACCAACCCGAAACCGTTGATTTGTTATTCGTCCCCTATGTAGAACGAATGAACGCCTCATTGGCCTATTACAAAGGTTATCGATTGCGACGGGAACATCCCAGCATCGATGGCTGGTTTCGTGCCCTTGAATCCCTGGCGACCTACCGAGGAACCCAGAGCGATATGCACACCCATGTCCACGATTTGCCACCCCAAATGGGCGGTTGTTGGTCGGACAATTCGGAACTTTCCACGGAGCTTGCGGCACAAATCGACTGTGGCGATGGACTCGGCGACGACGAAGCGGTTTGGCCCGACGAGAGCCTTCATGGTCAAGCAGCCCTTGCCTTATCTCGCGTGATCCGCCATCGCGACCAGCTGCTGAAGCGCAATCCTTTCGGCAGCCAAAGATTCGATCTGCCATTGCGTTGCGCCCTCACCCGACTCATCACCGGGGCAGCGTGCCAACCACCGAACGGTTCTGCAGCCTCACTGCGCTATCTCCGCGACCGCATCTCAATTCCGCGGGATATGCCCTTACCCGCAGGTCGTCTTCTCCGCCAAGCCTTGGAAGCGACGGCGGCCATGGATGGCCCACAACAAGGGGAACCACTGGGGCTACGAAATCGCTTTGATCAAGACCCCAGCGCTTTTTTGATTCGGCCATAG
- a CDS encoding ParB/Srx family N-terminal domain-containing protein: MSLRLSVYQNIPKPTPETPLVEVSVAALRPTQWCVGYAEVWARQIDFSSDSRQTRLDYLRKKPVPMVRNAAGSLWMVDRHHRLRSLLGIDPEATTWGYVIAEVDDQNPTAAINYLQTQGWLYLYDSRGQGPRHPSELPGSLLTLEDDPYRSLVWKLKQEGLIKPQAHIPYHEFRWAAWLRQRPLPPFSSRQLEPALAPARRLVCSESARNMAGWKGEKKV, encoded by the coding sequence GTGTCGCTTCGACTGTCGGTTTATCAGAACATTCCCAAACCAACGCCTGAGACGCCGCTGGTCGAAGTTTCTGTCGCAGCGTTACGCCCAACGCAGTGGTGTGTTGGCTATGCAGAGGTGTGGGCTCGGCAAATTGATTTTTCCAGTGACAGCCGCCAAACCCGGCTGGACTATCTCCGCAAAAAGCCTGTGCCAATGGTGCGCAATGCAGCGGGCTCGCTCTGGATGGTGGATCGGCATCACAGGCTGAGATCTCTACTTGGCATCGATCCTGAAGCCACCACATGGGGTTATGTGATTGCAGAAGTTGATGATCAAAATCCAACGGCGGCGATCAATTATTTGCAGACGCAAGGATGGCTTTATCTCTACGACAGCCGTGGACAGGGTCCACGGCATCCCAGTGAGCTGCCAGGTTCACTACTGACGTTGGAGGACGATCCCTACCGCAGCTTGGTCTGGAAACTAAAGCAAGAAGGATTGATCAAACCCCAAGCCCATATTCCATATCACGAATTTCGTTGGGCGGCCTGGCTTCGCCAAAGGCCTCTACCGCCATTTAGTTCGCGTCAATTGGAGCCTGCACTCGCTCCAGCCAGACGCTTGGTGTGCTCCGAAAGCGCACGCAATATGGCCGGATGGAAAGGAGAAAAAAAAGTCTGA